In Deinococcus psychrotolerans, a genomic segment contains:
- the rplL gene encoding 50S ribosomal protein L7/L12: MAFNKEQFLDDLSNITLLELADLIDAIKEKFNVTAAVAVAGPAAGAAAVEEKTEFDVVLIDAGTSKINVIKEIRAITGLGLKEAKDLSEKGGALKEGINKEEAEKLKAQLEAAGAKVELK, from the coding sequence ATGGCTTTCAACAAAGAGCAATTCCTCGACGATCTGTCCAACATCACCCTCCTCGAACTGGCCGATTTGATTGACGCCATCAAAGAGAAGTTCAATGTGACCGCTGCTGTGGCTGTCGCTGGCCCCGCTGCTGGCGCGGCCGCCGTCGAAGAGAAAACCGAATTCGACGTGGTGCTGATCGACGCTGGTACCAGCAAGATCAACGTCATTAAAGAAATCCGCGCCATCACGGGTCTGGGCCTTAAAGAAGCCAAGGATCTCAGCGAGAAGGGCGGAGCACTCAAGGAAGGCATCAACAAAGAAGAAGCCGAGAAGCTCAAGGCCCAGCTCGAAGCTGCCGGCGCTAAAGTCGAACTGAAGTAA
- the rpmG gene encoding 50S ribosomal protein L33 gives MAKDGPRMIIKMESTAGTGFYYTTTKNRRNTQAKLELKKYDPVAKKHVPFKEKKV, from the coding sequence ATGGCCAAAGACGGACCGCGCATGATTATCAAGATGGAAAGCACCGCTGGAACGGGCTTTTACTACACCACCACCAAGAACCGCCGCAACACGCAGGCCAAACTGGAACTCAAGAAGTACGATCCAGTCGCCAAAAAGCATGTTCCCTTCAAGGAGAAAAAGGTCTGA
- the secE gene encoding preprotein translocase subunit SecE, whose translation MNIVQYFKDAQGELSRVTWPSREAVFEGTQAVLIFVIGLTLIVFALDKVFGILIKLVLP comes from the coding sequence ATGAACATCGTGCAGTATTTCAAAGACGCCCAGGGCGAACTCTCGCGGGTGACTTGGCCGAGCCGTGAAGCGGTATTCGAAGGCACTCAAGCGGTGCTGATCTTCGTGATCGGCCTGACCTTGATCGTCTTTGCCCTCGATAAGGTCTTCGGCATCCTGATCAAATTGGTGTTGCCATGA
- the ilvC gene encoding ketol-acid reductoisomerase, producing MAAKMYYDKDVALTPIEDKLIAIIGYGSQAHAHAQNLRDSGLNVVVGLRDGSSSKAKAEQAGLRVASIEDAVKEADVVMLLIPDENQPKTYTESIEPHLSAGKALAFGHGFNIHFGRIKPPADVDVFLVAPKGPGHMLRRVYADGAGMPSIFAVEQNASGNAREIALAYARGIGGTRAGVLETTFKEETETDLFGEQSVLCGGVTHLIQAGFETLVEAGYQPEIAYFETLHEVKLIVDLIYEKGFEGMRHSISNTAEFGDYVTGPRIITADTKATMKDVLTDIQSGKFAEKFIADAESGFPYMNEQRGKMRTHTLEVVGKELRDQMPFITKKELEV from the coding sequence ATGGCCGCAAAAATGTACTACGACAAAGACGTTGCACTGACCCCCATCGAAGACAAACTGATCGCCATTATCGGCTACGGCTCACAGGCCCACGCTCATGCTCAGAACTTGCGCGACAGCGGCCTGAACGTGGTCGTCGGCCTGCGCGACGGCTCCAGCAGCAAGGCCAAAGCCGAGCAAGCCGGTCTGCGCGTGGCCAGCATCGAAGACGCCGTGAAGGAAGCCGACGTGGTGATGCTGCTCATTCCCGACGAAAACCAACCCAAAACCTACACCGAGAGTATTGAACCCCACCTGAGTGCAGGCAAGGCGCTGGCCTTCGGGCACGGCTTCAACATCCACTTTGGCCGGATCAAGCCTCCCGCCGACGTGGACGTTTTTCTGGTCGCTCCCAAGGGCCCCGGTCATATGTTGCGCCGCGTCTACGCTGACGGCGCGGGAATGCCCAGCATTTTTGCCGTGGAGCAAAATGCCAGTGGCAACGCCCGCGAGATTGCGCTGGCTTACGCACGCGGCATCGGCGGCACCCGTGCAGGCGTCCTTGAAACCACTTTCAAAGAAGAAACCGAGACTGACCTTTTCGGCGAGCAGAGCGTGTTGTGCGGCGGCGTCACCCACCTGATTCAGGCGGGCTTCGAAACGCTGGTGGAAGCGGGCTATCAACCCGAAATCGCTTACTTTGAAACGCTGCACGAAGTTAAACTGATCGTCGATTTGATTTACGAGAAGGGCTTTGAAGGGATGCGCCACTCGATCAGCAACACCGCCGAGTTTGGCGATTACGTGACTGGGCCGCGTATCATCACGGCGGACACCAAGGCCACCATGAAGGATGTGCTGACCGACATTCAGAGCGGTAAGTTCGCCGAGAAGTTCATTGCCGACGCCGAATCGGGCTTTCCGTATATGAACGAGCAACGCGGCAAAATGCGAACCCACACGTTGGAAGTGGTGGGCAAGGAACTACGAGATCAGATGCCATTCATTACCAAAAAAGAATTGGAAGTCTAA
- a CDS encoding carbohydrate kinase family protein, which yields MTRPDFSTYADPSDHSLPLIVSAGEALTDLVTAGGNQWTAHPGGAAWNVARACARLGVPSAFAGAVGQDNFGDDLVRASLEAGLDPRFLQRLPAATLMAVVYSANPPAYRFLGENSADLMFDPTHLPDGWLGSARWLHVGGISLVRWPLADTLLGLIENARAAGTKISFDPNARIVHRNPAYLPVFEAVVKRSDMLKFSDEDLAFFFAGQSEDDALRYLRGLNPRAPIIVTRGALGASLYHSSGRVDLPTVLVTVADTVGAGDALCAGILVSATEQPEALWTDHLQMGLKAAAVACSHAGAYAPTREDLNALH from the coding sequence ATGACCCGCCCCGACTTTTCCACCTACGCCGACCCGTCCGATCACTCTTTGCCCCTCATCGTCAGCGCGGGAGAAGCCCTCACCGACCTCGTGACTGCTGGCGGCAACCAGTGGACGGCCCACCCCGGCGGCGCAGCATGGAACGTGGCCCGCGCCTGCGCCCGTCTCGGGGTGCCGAGCGCGTTTGCGGGCGCAGTCGGGCAAGACAACTTTGGTGACGATTTGGTGCGGGCCTCGCTGGAAGCGGGCCTTGATCCGCGCTTCTTGCAGCGGCTCCCGGCGGCCACGCTGATGGCAGTGGTGTATTCAGCCAACCCGCCGGCTTACCGCTTTTTGGGCGAAAACAGCGCCGACTTGATGTTTGACCCGACCCACCTGCCGGACGGCTGGCTGGGATCGGCCCGCTGGCTGCACGTCGGCGGCATCAGCTTGGTGCGCTGGCCGCTGGCCGACACGCTGCTGGGCCTGATCGAAAATGCGCGGGCGGCAGGCACCAAGATCAGCTTCGATCCCAATGCCCGCATCGTCCACCGCAACCCGGCCTACTTGCCGGTGTTTGAAGCGGTGGTCAAGCGCTCGGATATGCTCAAGTTCAGCGACGAAGATTTGGCTTTTTTCTTTGCAGGCCAATCTGAAGACGACGCTCTGCGCTACCTGCGGGGCCTTAATCCTCGCGCTCCAATTATCGTGACCCGTGGGGCGCTGGGCGCGAGTTTGTACCACTCGTCGGGCCGCGTTGACTTGCCGACGGTGCTGGTCACGGTGGCTGACACGGTGGGAGCGGGTGACGCGCTGTGTGCTGGCATTTTGGTCAGCGCCACCGAGCAGCCCGAAGCTCTCTGGACGGATCATCTCCAGATGGGCCTCAAGGCGGCGGCGGTGGCCTGCTCGCACGCAGGCGCGTATGCTCCCACCCGCGAAGATTTGAACGCGCTGCACTAA
- the nusG gene encoding transcription termination/antitermination protein NusG, protein MSIEWYAVHTYIGQEERVEKTLMERARKLGMQGTKIFQVLQPSEKAVELREGGKKETVERLLFPGYVFVQMDIEDDDSPGELGESWETVRNTPGVTGFVGTTTYPVPLSQEEVQRLLISVGLTQQTEEAPAPRIKADFKAGDMVRVTAGPFADFSGVVSEVNMPQAKVKVLVSIFGRETPVELDFSQISR, encoded by the coding sequence ATGAGCATCGAGTGGTACGCCGTTCACACCTATATCGGCCAAGAAGAAAGGGTCGAGAAAACGCTGATGGAACGCGCCCGCAAGCTGGGAATGCAGGGCACCAAGATTTTTCAGGTGTTGCAGCCCAGCGAAAAGGCCGTGGAGCTGCGCGAAGGCGGCAAGAAAGAAACCGTCGAGCGCCTGCTGTTTCCTGGCTACGTCTTCGTTCAAATGGATATTGAAGACGACGACTCGCCCGGCGAACTCGGTGAAAGCTGGGAAACGGTACGCAACACCCCCGGCGTCACCGGCTTTGTCGGCACCACCACGTACCCGGTGCCGCTCTCGCAAGAGGAAGTGCAGCGACTCCTTATTTCGGTGGGCCTGACCCAACAAACCGAGGAAGCGCCCGCGCCGCGTATCAAGGCCGATTTCAAAGCGGGCGACATGGTGCGCGTTACGGCTGGCCCGTTCGCCGATTTCAGCGGCGTGGTCAGCGAAGTCAACATGCCGCAGGCCAAGGTCAAAGTGCTGGTCAGCATCTTCGGGCGCGAAACGCCGGTTGAGCTCGACTTCTCGCAAATCAGCAGATAA
- a CDS encoding DinB family protein encodes MPNVPSLADWLQSLERSGNAVALLASGLTEAEARWRPQPESWSALEIINHLADEESADFRTRFTLLIKAPQEAWPKIDPQSWARQRRYNARGLESSIERFLQERQASLRQLQAWPEPDWAAKRGSLNAADLMASWQAHDLLHLRQLAQLRYLYLEALGLNIGYAGTWPGLLRPEETVS; translated from the coding sequence ATGCCGAATGTCCCTTCTCTGGCCGACTGGCTGCAATCGCTTGAGCGCAGCGGCAATGCCGTCGCCCTGCTGGCCAGCGGCCTTACCGAAGCCGAAGCCCGCTGGCGACCTCAACCGGAAAGCTGGTCGGCACTCGAAATCATTAACCACCTTGCCGACGAGGAAAGTGCCGATTTCCGCACCCGGTTCACTCTGCTTATCAAAGCGCCGCAGGAAGCTTGGCCCAAAATTGATCCGCAGAGCTGGGCGCGGCAGCGGCGCTACAACGCACGGGGCTTGGAGAGTTCCATCGAGAGATTTTTGCAGGAGCGGCAAGCTTCGCTGCGCCAGCTCCAAGCTTGGCCAGAACCGGACTGGGCCGCAAAGCGCGGCAGTCTCAATGCCGCCGACTTAATGGCGTCGTGGCAAGCCCACGATCTGCTGCATCTGCGCCAGTTGGCCCAACTGCGCTACCTCTATTTGGAAGCGTTGGGTCTGAATATCGGCTACGCGGGCACCTGGCCGGGGCTGCTGCGGCCAGAGGAAACCGTCAGCTAG
- the tuf gene encoding elongation factor Tu, producing MAKGTFERNKPHVNIGTIGHVDHGKTTLTAAITYTAASIDASIETMRYDQIDKAPEEKARGITINTAHVEYSTAARHYSHVDCPGHADYVKNMITGAAQMDGAILVVSSADGPMPQTREHILLAKQVGVPHIVVFMNKVDMVDDEELLELVEMEVRELLGRYDFPGDDVPVVKGSALRALEVLTATPKMARGTDKWVDNVWELLDAVDSYIPTPERDTDKAFLMPVEDVFTITGRGTVATGRVERGIVKVQDDVEIIGLRDLRKTTVTGIEMHRKLLDSGMAGDNVGVLLRGVARDDVERGQVLAKPGSIKPHTKFEASVYVLSKDEGGRHSAFFGGYRPQFYFRTTDVTGVVELSEGVEMVMPGDNVTFIVDLIKPIAMEEGLRFAIREGGRTVGAGVVTKIVE from the coding sequence ATGGCAAAAGGAACATTCGAGCGCAACAAGCCCCACGTCAACATCGGCACGATCGGTCACGTCGATCACGGCAAAACCACCCTGACCGCTGCCATCACCTACACGGCAGCCTCGATTGACGCCAGCATCGAGACCATGCGCTACGACCAGATCGACAAGGCCCCCGAAGAAAAGGCCCGTGGCATCACCATCAACACCGCCCACGTCGAGTACTCCACGGCTGCGCGTCACTACAGCCACGTGGATTGCCCCGGTCACGCCGATTACGTCAAAAACATGATCACCGGCGCGGCCCAGATGGACGGCGCGATCTTGGTCGTGTCGAGCGCTGACGGCCCGATGCCCCAGACCCGCGAGCACATCCTGCTCGCCAAGCAAGTCGGCGTGCCCCACATCGTTGTCTTCATGAACAAGGTCGATATGGTCGATGACGAGGAACTTTTGGAACTCGTCGAGATGGAAGTCCGAGAGTTGTTGGGCCGTTATGATTTTCCCGGCGATGACGTGCCTGTCGTCAAGGGCAGCGCCCTCCGCGCCCTCGAAGTCTTGACCGCTACGCCCAAAATGGCACGCGGCACCGACAAGTGGGTCGACAACGTCTGGGAACTCCTCGACGCCGTTGATTCCTACATCCCCACCCCTGAGCGCGACACCGACAAGGCCTTCCTGATGCCCGTCGAGGACGTGTTCACCATCACCGGACGTGGCACTGTCGCTACCGGACGCGTCGAGCGCGGGATCGTCAAGGTTCAGGACGACGTCGAGATCATCGGCCTGCGCGACCTCCGCAAGACCACCGTCACCGGCATCGAAATGCACCGCAAGCTCCTTGATTCCGGCATGGCGGGCGACAACGTCGGCGTGCTGTTGCGCGGCGTGGCCCGTGACGACGTGGAGCGCGGCCAAGTTTTGGCCAAGCCCGGTTCGATCAAGCCGCACACCAAGTTCGAAGCCAGCGTGTATGTGCTCTCGAAAGACGAAGGCGGACGCCACAGCGCGTTCTTCGGCGGCTACCGTCCTCAGTTCTACTTCCGCACGACCGACGTGACGGGCGTGGTGGAACTGTCCGAGGGCGTGGAAATGGTGATGCCCGGCGATAACGTGACGTTTATCGTTGATCTGATCAAGCCGATTGCCATGGAAGAAGGCCTGCGCTTCGCCATCCGCGAAGGTGGCCGCACCGTCGGCGCAGGCGTCGTCACCAAGATCGTGGAGTAA
- a CDS encoding ABC transporter ATP-binding protein, with translation MTQPDEAFLKEFDANLTRRILNYLRPYTKLAVIALITTFVFSVAAPLYGLIQRYAIDHALGPKVLTAGSDLATRQALFQVLLNAALLFLGLRVLDFLMRYAATYVINYLGQKVLYDIRSDIFTKLQRLPLAFFDANPVGRLITRVTSDVDAINQFITAGLVSLITSSFLIIAYVVIMLSVSWPLAIISFLVLPILFYASAYFRTKIRYAFRDTRIQQAIVNTKLNENITGMLTVQLFGRENHNSQDFDRSNRRLLRATINSVSWFSLFQPTVALLGAVASSLVLWFAGRSILLSTGVGNPDAVLAASGITLGTLVAFNGFVGQLFQPIQDLADVMNNLQAAMASAERIFGVLDEDVTIQDKPDAKTLTHFEGRVDLNKVWFAYDSEVTADTPDDDPRWTLRGIDLHIRAGESVALVGATGAGKTSITSLVSRFYDVQRGSVDVDGINVKDLAQYDLRRHIGVVLQDVFLFAGTMETNLTLSNPDIPHERVIQACKYVGVHEFIMELPEGYNTEVRERGATLSTGQKQLLAFARALIQNPDILLVLDEATASVDTETEMRIQDALAKVMHGRTSIIIAHRLSTIEHCDRIVVMRRGQVVEEGSHSELLAQNGYYARLHRLQYAPADAAD, from the coding sequence ATGACCCAACCCGACGAGGCCTTTCTCAAGGAGTTCGACGCGAATCTCACACGCCGGATTCTGAACTACCTGCGCCCCTACACCAAGTTGGCGGTGATCGCGCTGATCACCACCTTCGTGTTTTCGGTGGCCGCGCCGCTCTACGGGCTGATTCAGCGCTACGCCATCGACCACGCGCTGGGGCCGAAGGTGCTGACGGCGGGCAGCGATCTGGCCACCCGGCAAGCGCTTTTTCAAGTGCTGCTGAATGCGGCGCTGCTCTTTCTCGGCTTGCGCGTGCTGGATTTTTTGATGCGCTACGCTGCCACCTACGTCATCAACTATCTGGGTCAGAAGGTACTGTATGACATTCGCAGCGATATCTTCACCAAGTTGCAGCGCCTCCCGCTGGCTTTCTTCGACGCCAACCCGGTAGGCCGCTTGATTACCCGCGTCACCAGCGATGTGGACGCCATTAACCAGTTCATTACGGCGGGCCTCGTCAGCTTGATTACCAGCAGTTTTCTCATTATCGCTTACGTGGTGATTATGCTCAGCGTGTCATGGCCGCTGGCGATCATCAGCTTTTTGGTGCTGCCGATCTTGTTTTACGCCTCGGCTTATTTCCGCACCAAGATCCGCTACGCCTTTAGAGACACCCGTATTCAGCAGGCCATCGTCAACACCAAGCTCAACGAAAACATCACCGGAATGCTGACAGTGCAGTTGTTTGGCCGCGAGAACCACAACTCACAGGACTTTGACCGCTCGAACCGCCGCTTGCTGCGGGCGACCATCAATTCAGTCAGTTGGTTTTCGCTGTTTCAGCCGACCGTGGCGCTGCTCGGCGCGGTGGCGAGCTCGCTGGTGTTGTGGTTCGCCGGGCGCAGCATTCTCCTGAGTACGGGCGTGGGCAATCCCGACGCGGTGCTGGCAGCTTCCGGCATCACGCTGGGCACGCTGGTGGCGTTCAACGGCTTCGTGGGCCAACTTTTTCAGCCGATTCAGGATCTGGCCGACGTGATGAACAACCTGCAAGCGGCGATGGCCAGCGCTGAGCGCATCTTTGGCGTGCTGGACGAGGACGTGACCATTCAGGACAAGCCGGATGCCAAAACCCTGACCCACTTTGAAGGCCGGGTCGATCTCAATAAAGTCTGGTTCGCTTACGACTCCGAAGTGACGGCGGACACCCCCGACGATGACCCCCGCTGGACGCTGCGCGGCATCGACCTGCACATTCGGGCTGGCGAGAGTGTGGCGCTGGTGGGCGCGACGGGCGCGGGCAAGACCAGCATTACTTCTCTGGTCAGCCGCTTTTACGACGTGCAGCGCGGCTCGGTGGACGTGGACGGAATCAACGTCAAAGACCTCGCTCAGTACGATCTGCGCCGCCACATCGGCGTGGTCTTGCAAGATGTGTTTTTGTTCGCCGGAACGATGGAAACCAATTTGACGCTGAGCAACCCCGACATTCCCCACGAGCGGGTTATTCAGGCCTGCAAATACGTGGGTGTCCACGAATTCATCATGGAACTGCCGGAAGGCTACAACACCGAAGTCCGCGAGCGCGGCGCGACCCTCAGCACCGGCCAAAAGCAGCTCTTGGCCTTCGCCCGCGCCCTGATTCAGAACCCGGACATTCTCTTGGTGCTGGACGAGGCCACCGCCAGCGTGGACACCGAAACCGAGATGCGGATTCAGGACGCGCTGGCCAAGGTGATGCACGGGCGCACCAGCATCATCATCGCCCACCGCCTCAGCACCATCGAGCACTGCGACCGCATTGTGGTGATGCGGCGCGGGCAAGTGGTGGAGGAGGGCAGCCACAGCGAGCTCCTGGCGCAAAACGGCTATTACGCCCGCTTGCACCGCCTTCAGTACGCGCCCGCAGATGCGGCGGACTGA
- a CDS encoding ABC transporter ATP-binding protein: protein MNTLSTLWPYLKLHQRQFFLGTLAVFGAGTAVTLPAYFTRLIIDGLTGAADTNPATAGITAGQVALYALGAVLSVVVSGGLMVLVRRLIVYASRQIEYEVRRDLFAHLSGLDKHYFDRARTGDLMNRLTGDLSAVREMIGFGSWQLSSVVASFVVSFFWFFSLSWRLTLAVLVVFPVIIGVLFMLARLISARYVAVQEQNSVISAKAQENFSGARVVKGYAIEDREITEYKSLNSELIKRALRLTTVEGPLQASMSLLMGLAYVIVLIYGGRMILGLVPGSPLTLGQFTQFALVLDRLAWPMLSIGMITNMLQRGSASWGRLQDIFNAQPYIKDDGRTDSSIKSVLGEIEFDHVSLNFDGQQVLKDVSLKIPAGQTLGITGPTGSGKTVLGNLVTRLVDVSSGTVRVDGVDVRRIPLRVLRENVAVVPQEPFLFSDTIASNVAFGLDNANYAPIPTRISVLKSKAPPPDDRQPDMNRVRAAAEIAGLASEIERFPQGYDTTLGERGVTLSGGQRQRTALARAVAREPRILVLDDAMSAVDTETESRILSGLRQVQQGRTVLLIGHRVSTLRHADHIIVMERGQIVEQGSHEDLLALGGHYAELDRQQRLEGDLKSEDEGKLTRDALTEAASQIKPSGEPLSTEKVKA, encoded by the coding sequence TTGAATACCCTGTCCACCCTTTGGCCGTACCTGAAGCTGCACCAACGTCAATTCTTCCTCGGCACGCTGGCCGTTTTCGGCGCGGGAACGGCCGTCACGTTGCCGGCTTATTTTACCCGTCTCATCATTGACGGCCTGACCGGAGCCGCCGACACCAATCCGGCCACGGCTGGCATCACGGCGGGGCAAGTGGCGCTCTACGCGCTGGGCGCGGTGCTGTCGGTGGTCGTGTCCGGCGGGCTGATGGTGCTGGTGCGGCGGCTGATCGTGTATGCGAGCCGCCAGATCGAATACGAAGTGCGCCGCGATTTGTTCGCCCACCTCTCCGGCCTCGACAAACACTACTTCGACCGCGCCCGTACCGGCGACTTGATGAACCGCTTGACCGGCGACCTCTCGGCGGTGCGCGAAATGATCGGCTTTGGCAGTTGGCAACTCTCCAGCGTGGTTGCCAGCTTCGTGGTCAGTTTCTTTTGGTTTTTCAGCTTGTCGTGGCGACTGACCCTGGCTGTGCTGGTGGTGTTTCCAGTCATTATTGGGGTTCTGTTTATGCTGGCCCGGCTCATCAGTGCCCGCTACGTGGCGGTGCAGGAGCAAAACAGCGTCATCTCGGCCAAAGCGCAGGAAAACTTTTCGGGTGCGAGAGTCGTGAAAGGCTACGCCATCGAAGACCGCGAGATCACCGAATACAAAAGCCTCAACAGCGAACTGATTAAGCGGGCGCTGCGCCTGACCACCGTGGAAGGGCCGCTGCAAGCTTCCATGAGCCTCCTGATGGGGCTGGCCTACGTGATCGTGCTGATCTACGGCGGCCGGATGATCTTGGGGTTGGTGCCGGGCAGCCCGCTGACGCTGGGCCAATTTACCCAGTTTGCCTTGGTGCTCGACCGCTTGGCCTGGCCCATGCTCAGCATTGGGATGATCACCAATATGCTTCAGCGCGGCTCGGCGTCGTGGGGCCGCCTCCAAGACATCTTCAATGCCCAGCCGTACATCAAAGACGATGGGCGCACCGATTCCAGCATCAAGTCCGTTCTCGGCGAGATCGAGTTTGATCACGTCAGCCTCAACTTCGACGGTCAGCAGGTGCTTAAAGACGTGTCGCTGAAGATTCCAGCAGGTCAAACCTTGGGCATCACGGGCCCCACCGGCAGCGGTAAAACCGTGCTGGGCAATTTGGTGACGCGCCTCGTAGACGTGAGCAGCGGGACGGTGCGGGTAGACGGCGTGGACGTGCGGCGCATTCCGCTTAGAGTGCTGCGCGAAAACGTGGCGGTCGTGCCGCAGGAGCCGTTCTTGTTCTCCGATACGATCGCTTCCAACGTCGCTTTCGGCCTCGACAACGCCAATTACGCACCGATCCCGACCCGCATCAGCGTGCTGAAATCGAAAGCGCCGCCTCCCGATGACCGCCAGCCCGACATGAACCGTGTCCGTGCGGCGGCGGAGATCGCCGGACTGGCCAGTGAAATCGAACGGTTCCCGCAGGGCTACGACACCACGCTGGGCGAGCGCGGCGTGACCCTGTCGGGTGGTCAGCGCCAGCGCACCGCTCTGGCCCGTGCTGTGGCCCGTGAGCCGCGCATTCTGGTGCTCGACGACGCCATGAGCGCGGTGGATACCGAAACCGAAAGCCGGATTCTCAGCGGGCTGCGCCAAGTTCAGCAGGGCCGCACCGTGCTGCTGATCGGCCACCGCGTCAGCACCCTGCGCCACGCCGATCACATCATCGTGATGGAGCGCGGTCAGATCGTGGAGCAGGGCAGCCACGAGGACTTGCTGGCGCTCGGCGGCCACTATGCCGAATTAGACCGCCAGCAGCGCTTAGAGGGCGATTTGAAAAGTGAAGACGAAGGCAAATTGACTAGAGACGCCCTGACTGAAGCCGCTTCCCAGATCAAACCCAGCGGTGAACCGCTCAGCACTGAAAAGGTGAAGGCATGA
- the rplK gene encoding 50S ribosomal protein L11 translates to MKKITGIVKLQLPAGKATPAPPVGPALGQYGANIMQFTKEFNALTADKGDAIIPVEITIFADRSFTFITKTPPMSYLIRKAAGLSKGSATPNKAKVGKLDWNQVLEIAKTKMPDLNAGSVEAAANTVAGTARSMGVTIEGGPNA, encoded by the coding sequence ATGAAGAAGATTACCGGCATCGTGAAGTTGCAGCTTCCGGCAGGCAAGGCCACCCCGGCCCCGCCCGTCGGCCCCGCGCTGGGTCAATACGGCGCGAACATCATGCAGTTCACCAAAGAGTTCAATGCGCTGACGGCCGACAAGGGTGACGCGATCATCCCTGTGGAAATCACCATTTTCGCCGATCGCAGCTTTACCTTTATCACCAAGACCCCGCCGATGAGCTACCTGATTCGCAAGGCCGCCGGACTGAGCAAGGGCAGCGCCACGCCCAACAAAGCCAAGGTCGGCAAGCTCGACTGGAATCAGGTCTTGGAAATCGCCAAAACCAAAATGCCCGACCTCAATGCGGGCAGCGTCGAAGCCGCCGCCAACACGGTCGCAGGCACAGCACGCAGCATGGGCGTGACCATCGAGGGAGGCCCCAATGCCTAA
- the rplJ gene encoding 50S ribosomal protein L10: MPNQRNQNILASLKASLEGVETFFVVDYQGLSAGQLGALRKQVVEKGGRIIVAKNSLINLALGETDFSDALKGPSAIVVAQDDAAGVAKALSDAAKANDKGIPTMKAGFLEGKRVDISVVARIASLGTKDQLYSELVGVLGAHQSNFVGLLEAYKAQLEEAAA, translated from the coding sequence ATGCCGAACCAACGCAACCAAAACATTCTGGCCTCGCTGAAGGCTTCCTTAGAAGGCGTCGAAACGTTTTTCGTCGTCGACTATCAGGGCCTCAGCGCTGGGCAGTTGGGCGCACTCCGCAAGCAAGTGGTGGAAAAGGGCGGGCGCATTATTGTCGCCAAAAACTCCCTCATCAACTTGGCGCTGGGTGAAACCGATTTCAGCGACGCCCTCAAAGGGCCGAGCGCTATCGTGGTGGCCCAAGACGACGCCGCTGGTGTGGCCAAAGCGCTGAGCGACGCGGCCAAAGCCAACGACAAAGGCATCCCGACCATGAAAGCGGGCTTCCTCGAAGGCAAGCGCGTCGACATCAGCGTGGTGGCGCGTATCGCCTCGCTGGGCACCAAAGATCAGCTCTACTCCGAGCTGGTTGGCGTGCTGGGCGCACATCAAAGCAACTTCGTGGGCCTTTTGGAAGCCTACAAAGCGCAGCTCGAAGAAGCCGCCGCTTAA
- the rplA gene encoding 50S ribosomal protein L1 has product MPKHGKRYTALIGKVDRNKQYTISEAAELVKELATAKFDETVEVHFRLGIDPRKSDQNVRGTVALPHGTGRNVRVAVIAKGENVAAAEAAGADVVGSEELIERIAGGFMDFDSVVATPDMMAQVGQKLARLLGPRGLLPNPKSGTVGTDVAGMVKSLKAGRIEFRNDKTGVIHAPIGKVSFEGGNISENYQALISALEGAKPASAKGVYLRSAFLTSTMGPSIPLTLSTQAQ; this is encoded by the coding sequence ATGCCTAAGCACGGAAAGCGCTACACGGCGCTCATCGGTAAAGTCGACCGCAACAAGCAGTACACCATCAGCGAAGCTGCTGAACTCGTCAAAGAACTGGCCACCGCCAAGTTCGACGAAACCGTGGAAGTTCACTTCCGCCTCGGCATCGACCCGCGCAAGAGTGACCAAAACGTGCGCGGCACGGTGGCGCTGCCGCACGGCACGGGCCGCAATGTGCGCGTGGCCGTGATCGCCAAGGGTGAGAACGTGGCCGCCGCCGAAGCTGCGGGCGCGGACGTGGTCGGCAGCGAAGAGCTGATCGAGCGCATCGCAGGCGGCTTCATGGACTTCGACTCGGTCGTGGCAACCCCCGACATGATGGCCCAAGTCGGTCAGAAATTGGCCCGTTTGCTGGGGCCGCGCGGCCTGCTGCCCAACCCAAAAAGCGGCACCGTCGGCACCGACGTGGCCGGCATGGTCAAGAGCCTCAAGGCCGGACGCATCGAGTTCCGCAATGACAAGACCGGCGTGATCCACGCGCCGATCGGCAAGGTCAGCTTTGAAGGCGGCAATATCAGCGAGAACTACCAAGCGCTGATCAGCGCCCTCGAAGGAGCCAAGCCTGCCAGCGCCAAAGGCGTCTACCTGCGCAGCGCTTTCCTGACCAGCACCATGGGGCCGAGCATTCCCCTGACGCTCAGCACCCAAGCGCAGTAA